One stretch of Fibrobacter sp. UBA4297 DNA includes these proteins:
- a CDS encoding helicase-related protein encodes MEQCFFNNMSEKVVDDLRKTVVPGSRLSIAAASFSLYAFETLKDELWKIDSLRFIFTSRTFVKKQVSKESREFDISRNAREQALNEEQSARERSLFGSEFELKLRNQLNQKAIAVECAEWIRQKVKFRTNVTDLNFQTFMHVKQPDDDALYTPFNEFSAVGLGVEKGNNISNFSMRVSAPLSNDYINKFNECWFDESQFEEVTQAVMDSIATVYKENSPDFIYFVTLYNIFHEFLNDISEDVLPNSATGFKESAIWQKLYNFQKDAALAIINKLEKYNGCILADSVGLGKTFTALAVVKYYENRNKNVLVLCPKKLNNNWMTFKNNQTNNPLVTDRFRYDVLYHSDLSRDSGSTNGLDLSRIIWSNYDLVVIDESHNFRNGGTATGEDFSVHDFDDDVDRKENRYQRLLNQVIRKGVKTKVLMLSATPVNNRFNDLKNQLRLAYEDDSEKMDSLLNLNNGIDSIFKQAQSAYNAWAKLPASQRTTQALLDTLNFDFFELLDSVTIARSRKHIEKFYDINEVGKFPERLPPISESPELTDLVGISFDSIYLLLSQLQMSVYSPARFVHRSRLENYIDSSEEKDLLYGRELGIRKLMSINMLKRLESSVYSFKLTLNRYCELVQKTVDKIERYKKSIDAGNATADADAIYDIDCAALEDDEFTVGKDVHFNLADMDYIGWLNELRQELNVLAQLQKTIEQLSPEHDAKLQTLYDRICNKIEAPINSGNKKIILFTAFADTAKYLYEQLSARLNKEYGIYTALVTGDMDGRTNLPNLRADYDMVLTYFSPQSKERHLLRNVVPGDIDLLIATDCISEGQNLQDCDYLINYDIHWNPVRIIQRFGRIDRIGSKNAKIQLVNFWPNVSLDEYINLKSRVVARMKISVMTATGDDNPISAEEKGDLEYRKEQLRKLKEDVVDLEDMKGGVNIVDLGLNDFRMDLLQYRETHQEVENAPTGIYALVHADETGELPPGVIYILRNRNNAVNIRSKNRLHPFYMVYLKQDGSVVCNHLSPKKILDLMRHACRGLASPDIALCKAFNKETADGRKMGKYSDLLQQAIASIIEVKEESDIDSLFGEGETTALTGEIRGLDDFELVTFLVVK; translated from the coding sequence ATGGAACAGTGCTTTTTTAATAATATGTCCGAGAAGGTCGTGGATGACCTTCGTAAAACGGTCGTTCCTGGTTCCCGCTTGTCTATTGCTGCAGCAAGCTTTTCCCTATACGCTTTTGAGACATTGAAAGATGAACTTTGGAAAATTGATTCTTTACGGTTCATTTTTACTTCAAGGACATTTGTCAAGAAACAGGTTTCAAAAGAAAGTAGAGAATTTGACATCTCCCGTAACGCACGAGAACAAGCACTCAACGAGGAACAGTCTGCCCGCGAGCGTTCGCTGTTCGGTAGCGAATTTGAATTGAAGTTGCGTAACCAGCTAAACCAGAAGGCGATTGCGGTGGAGTGCGCGGAATGGATCCGTCAGAAGGTAAAGTTCCGGACGAATGTTACCGACTTGAATTTTCAAACATTCATGCATGTAAAGCAACCCGACGATGACGCACTTTATACGCCGTTCAACGAGTTTTCGGCGGTGGGCCTTGGTGTAGAAAAAGGCAACAACATTTCCAATTTTAGCATGAGGGTTTCGGCGCCTCTTTCAAATGACTATATCAACAAGTTTAACGAATGTTGGTTTGACGAATCGCAGTTTGAAGAAGTGACCCAGGCGGTCATGGATAGCATCGCTACGGTCTATAAAGAAAATTCTCCCGACTTCATTTACTTTGTAACGCTCTACAATATTTTCCATGAATTCTTGAACGACATTAGCGAAGATGTTTTGCCGAATTCGGCGACGGGTTTTAAGGAAAGCGCTATTTGGCAAAAGCTTTACAACTTCCAGAAAGATGCGGCGCTTGCTATCATCAACAAATTGGAAAAATACAACGGTTGCATTCTCGCTGATAGCGTGGGTCTCGGCAAGACTTTCACTGCACTTGCGGTGGTCAAGTATTACGAGAATCGCAACAAGAATGTGCTGGTGCTTTGCCCCAAGAAGTTGAACAACAACTGGATGACCTTCAAGAACAACCAGACAAACAACCCGCTTGTTACGGACCGCTTCCGTTACGACGTGCTGTATCATTCGGATCTCTCGCGCGATTCGGGGAGCACGAATGGCCTTGACTTGAGCCGCATTATTTGGAGCAATTACGACCTTGTGGTGATTGATGAATCCCATAATTTCCGTAATGGCGGCACAGCGACGGGCGAGGATTTTTCGGTTCATGATTTTGACGACGATGTCGATCGCAAGGAAAATCGTTACCAGCGCTTGTTGAATCAGGTCATTCGCAAAGGCGTGAAAACGAAAGTGCTGATGCTTTCGGCAACGCCGGTGAATAATCGCTTTAACGATTTGAAGAATCAGTTGCGTTTGGCTTACGAAGACGATTCGGAAAAGATGGATTCTCTGCTGAATTTGAATAACGGCATTGATTCTATTTTCAAACAGGCGCAGAGTGCTTACAATGCGTGGGCAAAACTCCCTGCTTCTCAGCGAACAACGCAGGCTCTTCTGGATACTTTGAATTTTGATTTTTTCGAGCTGCTTGATTCGGTGACGATTGCGCGTTCCCGCAAGCATATCGAAAAATTTTACGACATCAATGAAGTGGGTAAGTTTCCAGAGCGTTTGCCACCGATCTCGGAGTCTCCCGAGTTGACGGATTTGGTGGGGATTTCGTTCGATAGCATTTACTTGCTATTGAGCCAGTTGCAGATGAGCGTTTATAGTCCGGCGAGATTTGTGCATCGTAGCCGCCTTGAAAACTACATTGATAGTTCTGAAGAAAAGGATTTACTTTATGGTCGTGAACTAGGTATTCGAAAACTCATGAGCATCAATATGCTCAAGCGTTTGGAAAGTTCCGTCTATTCGTTCAAGCTGACATTGAACCGTTATTGTGAACTGGTTCAAAAAACAGTTGACAAGATTGAGAGGTACAAGAAGAGTATTGATGCTGGCAATGCGACTGCGGATGCAGATGCTATTTACGATATCGATTGCGCGGCCCTGGAAGATGACGAATTTACCGTCGGCAAGGATGTACACTTCAATTTGGCCGATATGGATTACATTGGTTGGCTGAATGAACTCCGTCAAGAATTAAATGTACTTGCTCAATTGCAAAAAACGATTGAACAGCTTTCTCCTGAACATGATGCAAAACTTCAGACGCTTTATGACCGAATTTGCAACAAGATAGAAGCCCCAATCAATTCTGGGAATAAGAAGATAATTTTGTTTACTGCATTTGCCGATACTGCGAAATACCTTTATGAACAGCTCTCTGCGAGATTGAACAAAGAGTATGGAATATATACGGCTTTGGTGACGGGCGATATGGATGGCCGTACGAACCTCCCGAATTTGCGAGCCGATTACGATATGGTTCTGACGTATTTTTCGCCGCAGTCCAAGGAACGCCATTTGCTCAGGAACGTTGTTCCAGGCGATATCGACTTGCTGATTGCGACGGACTGCATTAGCGAAGGCCAGAACTTGCAGGATTGCGATTACCTAATCAATTACGATATCCACTGGAACCCGGTGCGCATTATCCAGCGCTTTGGCCGTATAGACCGTATCGGCAGCAAGAATGCAAAAATCCAGCTGGTGAACTTTTGGCCCAACGTGAGCCTCGATGAATACATCAACTTGAAATCTCGTGTGGTCGCCCGCATGAAAATTTCGGTGATGACCGCGACCGGCGACGACAACCCCATCAGCGCCGAAGAGAAGGGCGACTTGGAATACCGCAAAGAACAACTGCGCAAGTTGAAAGAAGACGTAGTTGACCTTGAAGACATGAAGGGCGGCGTGAATATCGTGGATTTGGGCTTGAACGATTTTCGCATGGACTTGCTGCAATATCGTGAAACCCATCAAGAAGTTGAAAATGCACCCACGGGAATTTATGCGCTCGTGCATGCCGACGAAACAGGCGAATTGCCGCCCGGCGTGATTTACATTTTGCGCAACCGCAACAACGCCGTGAATATCCGCAGCAAGAATCGCTTGCACCCCTTCTACATGGTTTACTTGAAACAAGACGGCAGCGTCGTTTGCAACCATCTTTCGCCGAAAAAGATTCTTGACCTGATGCGCCACGCCTGCCGCGGGCTTGCCTCGCCCGACATTGCACTTTGCAAGGCCTTCAACAAGGAAACTGCGGACGGTCGCAAGATGGGCAAGTACAGCGACCTTTTGCAGCAGGCAATCGCCTCGATTATCGAAGTCAAGGAAGAATCCGATATCGACAGCCTCTTTGGAGAAGGCGAGACCACCGCACTCACCGGCGAAATCCGCGGCTTGGACGATTTTGAACTCGTGACATTCCTGGTGGTAAAATGA
- a CDS encoding DUF4391 domain-containing protein: MINLPSSTFVGKVVPKEKFYSKCAVNTATKNLFVKYVEQIVWQNKLTAQTMAAEKGLLVNEIDVFEVKMKSFDCPRKLFEFIDQNLHHHNVFVLTYDDKAKLFVNFKEKEKDEVFLESFETSWRPADEPVFNLFGSNMDEIYESIVRSAAPDYVIASEAKQSKTSLKDYIIQSKQNAKIQAQIEKLEKKLANEKQFNRQVEIRAEIKSLEKEL; this comes from the coding sequence ATGATAAACCTGCCCTCTTCGACATTCGTGGGCAAGGTGGTGCCCAAGGAAAAGTTCTACAGCAAGTGCGCCGTAAATACGGCGACCAAGAACCTGTTTGTCAAGTATGTAGAACAGATTGTGTGGCAAAACAAGCTGACTGCGCAGACCATGGCCGCCGAAAAGGGTTTGCTGGTAAACGAAATCGATGTCTTTGAAGTCAAAATGAAATCGTTCGATTGCCCGCGAAAGTTGTTTGAATTTATTGACCAGAATTTACACCACCACAATGTATTTGTCTTGACTTATGACGACAAGGCAAAACTCTTCGTGAACTTCAAGGAAAAAGAGAAGGACGAAGTGTTTTTGGAATCCTTCGAAACATCGTGGAGACCTGCCGACGAGCCCGTATTTAATTTGTTTGGCAGCAACATGGACGAAATTTACGAATCCATCGTCCGCAGTGCCGCCCCAGATTACGTCATTGCGAGCGAAGCGAAGCAATCCAAAACATCATTAAAAGACTATATTATACAAAGTAAACAAAATGCCAAAATCCAAGCCCAAATCGAAAAACTGGAGAAAAAACTCGCCAACGAAAAGCAGTTTAATCGCCAGGTGGAGATAAGGGCTGAGATTAAGAGCTTGGAAAAGGAACTATGA
- a CDS encoding protein NO VEIN domain-containing protein: MMSYKKIVIAKIAWSSEYQGGPVFGNHKYLIKQAKKKKTLKKNENGYYALALGHEAYNFRPYKGVVYAYIPPIGEQFVPPKPAEKDDWLIIFVSRISGNGELVAVGWYERASFCWNEELDEEDSQYLIRKEYADNPSFPLDGDNNHYHYCVETEELNAHFIPEEYRKQFKIDKRYERIVQRSIAYAKGNKTVISEDNRQYLIDFAKKVTAFKVDNNDADSDALSNKAARFIPPRTETKKSIEESAILCAESYFKSLGYKIIDVQKENLGWDITIQRIINRKLEELHVEVKGTSRDEFHLFLSKNEYNTMLSDDNWRIFIVKNALSKNKEYDYLDRKDFMKLYFREPFCFECQKKEKL; encoded by the coding sequence ATGATGTCTTACAAAAAAATTGTAATCGCTAAAATTGCATGGTCTTCAGAATATCAAGGTGGCCCAGTTTTTGGGAACCATAAATATTTAATCAAACAAGCAAAAAAGAAAAAAACTCTAAAGAAAAATGAGAATGGGTATTATGCGCTAGCGTTGGGCCATGAAGCATATAACTTTCGTCCATATAAAGGGGTCGTATATGCTTATATACCACCGATAGGTGAACAATTTGTTCCGCCCAAGCCGGCAGAAAAGGATGATTGGCTAATAATTTTTGTTTCCAGGATTTCTGGCAATGGAGAATTGGTTGCTGTCGGGTGGTATGAGCGAGCCTCATTCTGTTGGAATGAGGAACTTGATGAGGAAGACAGTCAGTATTTAATTCGAAAGGAATATGCAGATAATCCCTCATTTCCCTTAGATGGGGATAACAATCATTATCATTATTGCGTTGAAACAGAAGAGCTGAACGCGCATTTTATTCCTGAGGAATATAGAAAACAATTTAAAATTGACAAAAGGTATGAAAGGATTGTCCAACGCAGTATAGCTTATGCCAAAGGAAATAAAACTGTAATAAGTGAAGATAACAGACAATATTTAATTGATTTTGCAAAAAAAGTTACAGCCTTTAAAGTAGATAATAACGATGCTGATTCGGATGCGTTATCTAATAAGGCGGCAAGATTTATTCCTCCTCGGACAGAAACAAAAAAGAGTATTGAGGAAAGCGCAATATTGTGCGCGGAATCTTATTTCAAATCGTTGGGTTACAAAATTATTGATGTTCAAAAAGAAAATTTAGGATGGGATATAACCATCCAAAGAATTATAAATCGTAAATTGGAAGAATTGCATGTAGAGGTAAAAGGAACTAGTAGAGATGAGTTCCACCTGTTTCTTAGTAAAAACGAATACAATACCATGTTGTCTGACGATAACTGGCGGATTTTTATTGTGAAAAACGCTCTGTCAAAAAATAAAGAGTATGACTATTTAGATAGAAAGGACTTCATGAAACTATATTTTCGCGAGCCCTTCTGTTTCGAATGCCAAAAGAAGGAAAAATTATAG
- a CDS encoding site-specific DNA-methyltransferase has protein sequence MKKAVNFDALKQMLGESVAEGDESYEFTWVGKRDAMVEAAKPIRKTLRPCVEESKNFDTTENLYIEGDNLEALKLLQEGYLGKVKMIYIDPPYNTGNDFIYKDDFRMDSAKYAEESGAVDDEGNRMVQNSDSNGRFHSDWCSMIYSRLLLARNLLTDDGVIFISIDDNEQENLKKICDEVFGADSFINLIVAKTKDSSGASGGGEDKRLKKNVEFVLCYGKSNFKAFNPVYGKIPLPQYIKEYNDSGKSFKYTTVYTKLGERTYYKTIKDGSGADILIYKHSGYETKSVSKLAAELNLSEEDVYKKYLDRICTTENAQTSIRTRVQEATDTQDTLYSIDYYPVSGRNKGALTTIYFVGPQKRLINWFNNVCIKEGERVFKKEKVGTLWTDCNWNNVAREGDVPFPNGKKSLDFIKKICSLVTQPNENCIVLDFFSGSATTAHAIMQMNAEDYGNRKFILVQLPEDLDIAKKEYQGNSKEIVENCISFLDENKRGHTICELGKERIRRAGDKILAEQQAKEKSATDKTDLFNSASNKSATAKPLDIGFRVLKIDDSNMKDVYYSAGEISQQDLVEQISNIKDGRTDMDLLFGCLVDWGVPLSLPIKTETIENLQVYNVNDGDLVACFSSDIPEATIRQIAAAKPLRAVFRDSSFKSDSAKINVTEIFKTISPNTTVKVI, from the coding sequence TTGAAGAAGGCGGTGAATTTCGATGCGCTCAAGCAGATGCTCGGCGAGAGCGTCGCGGAAGGTGACGAGTCCTACGAATTTACCTGGGTCGGCAAGCGCGACGCCATGGTAGAAGCTGCGAAACCCATCCGCAAGACGCTGCGCCCCTGCGTGGAAGAATCCAAGAACTTCGACACCACCGAGAACCTTTACATCGAAGGCGACAACCTCGAAGCCCTGAAACTCCTGCAAGAAGGCTACCTAGGCAAGGTCAAGATGATATACATCGACCCGCCCTACAACACCGGCAACGACTTTATCTACAAGGACGACTTCCGCATGGACAGCGCCAAGTACGCCGAAGAAAGCGGCGCCGTGGACGACGAAGGAAATCGCATGGTGCAGAATTCCGACAGCAACGGCCGTTTCCATTCCGACTGGTGTTCCATGATTTACAGCCGCCTGCTGCTCGCCCGCAACCTGCTCACCGACGATGGCGTGATATTTATCAGCATCGACGATAACGAACAAGAAAATTTAAAGAAAATATGTGATGAGGTATTTGGTGCAGATTCGTTTATTAATTTAATTGTTGCGAAAACAAAAGATAGCTCTGGAGCCTCTGGTGGCGGTGAAGACAAGCGTCTCAAAAAAAATGTTGAATTCGTATTATGCTATGGTAAATCGAATTTTAAAGCATTTAATCCAGTATACGGAAAAATTCCGTTACCACAATACATTAAAGAGTATAATGATTCAGGAAAAAGCTTTAAATACACGACCGTATACACTAAATTAGGAGAACGAACATATTATAAAACGATTAAAGATGGATCAGGTGCAGATATTCTTATATATAAGCATTCTGGCTACGAAACAAAGAGCGTTTCTAAATTAGCCGCAGAGTTAAATCTTTCCGAAGAAGATGTTTACAAGAAATATTTAGATAGAATTTGTACAACAGAAAATGCGCAGACATCTATAAGAACTCGTGTTCAAGAAGCGACTGATACACAAGATACCCTGTACTCTATAGATTATTACCCTGTATCGGGTCGCAATAAAGGGGCTTTGACAACCATTTATTTTGTTGGTCCACAAAAACGACTGATAAATTGGTTTAATAATGTTTGTATTAAAGAAGGAGAACGCGTTTTTAAAAAAGAAAAAGTTGGAACGCTATGGACTGATTGCAATTGGAATAATGTTGCTAGAGAAGGCGACGTGCCTTTTCCCAATGGAAAGAAATCTTTAGATTTTATAAAAAAAATTTGTAGCCTTGTGACCCAGCCAAATGAAAATTGCATTGTTCTAGATTTTTTCTCAGGGTCAGCAACAACAGCACATGCGATAATGCAAATGAATGCCGAAGATTATGGAAATCGCAAATTTATACTTGTTCAACTTCCCGAAGATCTAGATATTGCGAAAAAAGAATACCAAGGAAATTCAAAAGAGATTGTGGAGAATTGTATTAGTTTCTTAGATGAAAATAAAAGAGGACATACAATATGTGAATTAGGCAAGGAACGCATCCGCCGCGCAGGCGATAAAATCCTCGCAGAGCAACAAGCCAAAGAAAAATCTGCCACCGACAAAACAGACCTGTTCAATAGTGCAAGTAACAAGTCCGCAACCGCAAAACCGTTGGATATCGGCTTCCGCGTCCTGAAAATCGACGACTCCAACATGAAGGACGTCTATTACTCCGCCGGCGAAATCTCCCAGCAAGACCTTGTTGAGCAAATCAGCAACATCAAGGACGGCCGCACCGACATGGATCTCCTCTTCGGTTGCCTCGTCGATTGGGGCGTGCCGCTCTCGCTCCCCATCAAAACCGAAACCATCGAAAACCTCCAAGTCTATAACGTCAATGACGGCGACCTAGTCGCCTGCTTCTCAAGCGACATCCCCGAAGCCACCATCCGCCAAATCGCAGCAGCCAAGCCCCTCCGCGCCGTCTTCCGCGACTCCAGCTTCAAAAGCGACTCCGCCAAAATCAACGTCACCGAAATCTTCAAAACAATCAGCCCCAACACTACAGTCAAGGTTATTTAA
- a CDS encoding DUF5677 domain-containing protein: protein MGKHASLNGHKLQNGVFVTPLNSIESLQPCSWFTERLPEYLWLGLILNSFEERKLGLNRIMQMMQRFIFASDAWPFPTMSGLLALNDSLQKNIFQIIDDLDFRKALAPLSLIYTYSEYPVFSSYFSENIDFENQSAILESVIRKMADHQSNFATDIRFCVLHYRIVSDKMHFPIDVLRRFSLYPLIDHSEEIMRSIRPMIRASEMQFLQINQQFIDDFWEKSGAIFECKGFALDYTKEISDEEVDKYTAYIKDVFYYYGSLYRIANPLNEKMLVMLGLATYSYKRFLEIVEHSLYNSISGRSIVRVLIEDFVMMKFLLKEEQRKSDIWEEYQSYGMGGLKLVTERYAATNKSPSEKSHLDLRYLNILVNVFKNRLMQNMDTRMFEGENIKKKFEDVDEKDLYFIYDYDSGFEHGLWGAIRESALLACDTPGHQYHCIPDVENLQKMKSVWYDAVMVMNKTIGLLIEEFGISDELKNRMKENGL, encoded by the coding sequence ATGGGAAAACATGCCTCATTAAATGGTCATAAATTGCAAAATGGTGTTTTCGTAACGCCATTGAATTCTATTGAATCTTTACAACCATGTAGTTGGTTTACAGAACGCCTGCCGGAATATCTTTGGTTGGGCTTAATTTTAAATTCATTTGAAGAGCGAAAACTTGGATTGAATCGGATAATGCAAATGATGCAAAGATTTATTTTTGCTTCAGATGCGTGGCCTTTTCCTACAATGTCAGGATTATTAGCTTTAAATGATTCTCTGCAAAAAAATATTTTTCAAATTATAGATGATTTAGATTTTAGGAAAGCTCTTGCACCTCTTTCGCTTATATACACGTATTCAGAATACCCCGTTTTCTCTTCTTATTTTTCAGAGAATATTGATTTTGAAAATCAATCTGCGATTTTAGAATCCGTTATTCGGAAGATGGCGGATCATCAATCTAATTTTGCTACGGATATTAGATTTTGCGTTCTGCATTATAGGATTGTTTCGGACAAAATGCATTTTCCCATTGATGTGTTAAGAAGATTCTCTCTATACCCTTTAATAGATCATTCTGAAGAAATAATGCGATCGATTAGGCCTATGATTAGAGCTTCAGAGATGCAATTTTTACAAATAAATCAACAATTTATAGACGACTTTTGGGAAAAAAGTGGAGCTATTTTTGAATGTAAAGGTTTTGCGTTGGACTACACAAAAGAAATTTCTGATGAAGAAGTAGATAAATACACAGCGTATATAAAAGATGTGTTTTATTATTATGGATCTCTGTATAGAATAGCTAATCCGTTAAATGAAAAGATGCTTGTAATGTTAGGATTGGCGACTTATTCGTACAAAAGGTTTCTTGAAATTGTTGAACATAGTTTATATAATTCAATTTCAGGACGTTCGATTGTTCGAGTTCTTATAGAAGACTTTGTGATGATGAAATTTCTTTTGAAAGAAGAGCAAAGAAAGTCTGACATATGGGAAGAGTATCAATCATATGGAATGGGGGGATTGAAACTTGTTACAGAAAGATACGCGGCAACAAATAAATCTCCTAGTGAAAAAAGCCATTTAGACTTGCGTTATTTGAACATCCTTGTCAATGTATTTAAAAATCGTTTAATGCAAAATATGGATACAAGGATGTTTGAAGGGGAAAATATAAAGAAAAAATTTGAAGATGTTGATGAAAAAGATTTGTATTTTATCTACGACTACGATTCTGGTTTTGAGCATGGTTTATGGGGTGCGATTAGAGAATCTGCTTTGTTAGCTTGTGATACTCCAGGGCATCAGTATCACTGTATCCCAGATGTAGAAAATCTTCAAAAGATGAAATCTGTATGGTACGATGCGGTTATGGTGATGAATAAGACCATCGGACTTTTGATTGAAGAATTTGGCATTTCAGATGAATTGAAAAATAGGATGAAGGAAAATGGGCTGTAA
- a CDS encoding Panacea domain-containing protein — protein sequence MLFNVEKLMGIIACIMKRIDEKSINYMKVIKLMYLSDRLHIDKYDSSISNDEYYSMPHDPVLSRLYNLIMNESCDKFQKEWDKFFLRDGYDIAIRDTSVNEKILELSRAEENTIGEIVDKYGRMDKWDLVNNVADKLPEWEDPQGSSIPLPLRKIMEALGKDKKEIDVVLAERAIYKKEFA from the coding sequence ATGCTTTTTAACGTAGAAAAGCTCATGGGCATAATCGCGTGCATTATGAAACGGATTGACGAGAAATCCATCAATTACATGAAGGTCATCAAGTTGATGTATCTTTCGGACAGGTTGCATATCGATAAATACGATTCGTCGATTTCTAACGACGAGTATTATTCGATGCCGCATGACCCTGTTCTTTCTAGGCTTTACAATCTTATCATGAACGAATCCTGCGACAAGTTCCAAAAGGAATGGGACAAGTTCTTTTTGCGGGACGGATACGATATCGCCATAAGGGATACCTCGGTCAACGAAAAGATTCTTGAACTGTCCCGTGCCGAAGAGAATACCATTGGCGAGATTGTTGACAAATACGGCAGGATGGACAAGTGGGACTTGGTGAACAATGTTGCGGACAAGCTCCCTGAATGGGAAGATCCGCAGGGGTCTTCTATTCCGTTGCCGCTACGCAAGATTATGGAAGCTTTGGGCAAGGACAAAAAAGAGATTGACGTGGTCCTTGCAGAAAGAGCAATCTACAAAAAAGAGTTTGCATAG
- a CDS encoding DUF3791 domain-containing protein: MIQDSFEFVVYMIHACANKWNQLPSAVYKKLRDSGCIQKFLVPNYEIMHTQGTDFVVSDIEEYLKVRKVAI; the protein is encoded by the coding sequence ATGATCCAGGATTCATTCGAATTTGTCGTGTACATGATCCACGCTTGTGCAAACAAGTGGAATCAGCTGCCGTCCGCTGTATATAAAAAACTTAGGGATTCCGGTTGTATCCAAAAGTTCCTTGTTCCCAATTACGAAATAATGCACACGCAAGGGACTGATTTTGTCGTGAGCGATATCGAGGAATATTTGAAAGTCCGCAAGGTAGCTATATGA